In Pontibacillus yanchengensis, the following are encoded in one genomic region:
- a CDS encoding NUDIX domain-containing protein, whose translation MKRVFGEKINRTDYETRKGVYAVIFNSKKDKVMTVQNGRGHHFLPGGGIENDESHFKCLERDVRRNMLQGIHWFLHWQCNEITGVYLPLKAI comes from the coding sequence ATGAAAAGAGTATTTGGGGAAAAAATTAATAGAACTGACTATGAAACCAGAAAAGGTGTTTATGCAGTTATTTTCAATTCCAAAAAAGATAAGGTGATGACTGTTCAAAATGGAAGAGGTCATCATTTTTTACCTGGTGGCGGAATTGAAAATGATGAAAGTCACTTCAAATGCCTTGAGAGAGATGTTAGAAGAAACATGTTACAAGGCATTCATTGGTTCCTACATTGGCAATGCAATGAGATAACAGGGGTATATCTACCGCTCAAAGCGATTTGA